The Polyodon spathula isolate WHYD16114869_AA chromosome 45, ASM1765450v1, whole genome shotgun sequence region actgggtgcagcagcagggctggtatgAGTGTGGAATGTATAGATCTATATGTTGATTATTAGTCTGTGTTTAGTTTAGGTGACTCTATGAGTTGTTTAGTTTCAGTGGGTTCTGAAGCACAAAGATTTTCTCACTGAGAATCACTGTCACTCAgtacgtgtgtgtgcgtgcgtgtgtgtgtgtgtgtgcgtgtgtgtgtgtgtgtggactctCTGAGAATCACTCATTGTGTGACACAGTGGCAATGTATTCTGTATATATGAACAGATATAAACTTTAATACACAAGCCTGTCCCTCtttttgtctgtctatctatctatctgtctgtctgtctgtctgtctgtctttctatctctctctctttctctctcctcaccATAGCACAATTATAAATGAAAGCACATAAAAATCTATTATAaaatttgtgtgtgtctgtggtgtgtctgtgcgtgtgtgtgtctcctcaCTAAACTAATTGAAGTGTCCAGTCGACTCTTTTTCCCTGTCTCTGATGGTAAATCCAGTGATAATGTTTCTCATGCTAATATTggcgtgcgtgtgtgtcagtaAAGACCTGTTTGATTCATGTTCAGTTTAACTGTGATGAATGAAGAATATTGTATTGAatatctgtttaatatcctgtaatctgggtgggggggggggggggggggggtggaatccCCTTTTAAGAGgtttatgttttttaaagcatcatGTTTCAAAACAAGGAAGCCCGTcctcccctcacctttacaatggCGGGCCCTGAACAGAAACGCGAAGGCGAAGGGAGGAcgcgtgtgttttgtttctggattGTAAAGATGGGGGGGTCTCTTccattgtgtgtgtctctgtgcctcttcAGTCCACACCAACCCCAGCGAAGCCTCTCTTGAAACGCCCTGGAAGCAATTTGCAAGCCGATTTGTGTCTGTGTGAAAACGTTCAGAACCGCGCAGAGGGCTCTGTGAACCAGGGAGGAGTTTCAAACGCACACCTCCttcactttactgtgcttttattgatttttcaATAGATCTGGAATCTCGTAGAGGATAGAGAGCAGAAATCTGTCGCATTTTTAATGAGAAGATCGTAGGTTGATAATGACACCCTGACTCTGAAGACTGAGCCAGGAGGAGGACGCAGGGTTCAGGGGCGTGCTGTTTGGGATTTCAGGAGAATTgaagtattatacagtattatgGGCTGGACAGTGTTTGTAAAGAGAGGATTTATTTGTACTGTGATGTATTTACTGGCTGTGTGGATTAAAGACCTAAATCTTTGGGATTTTATTGATGAGAAACGATGGAATAGAATCAGATATTAAATATCACttcatgtttatgtgtgtgttaaAAATATACCCTTATTAAAAcgattttttaataaaaaacagaaacatgaattttcgtttatttattaaaactgcagaaagacagacagacagacagacaacacaacacacacacacacacacacacacacacacacacacacacacacacacacaatcctgttcagtttgacactgCAAAATATCTGTCTCTAATTCAGGTGGTTTTTTATAtaagctctctcctctctcctatctCGTCTCTCTGTTGGCGTCATTAATCCTCTTCCAAACACAGTGtgttgagagagagggagaaaggagagagaagagagagagagagagagagagaggagagaggagagagagagaagagagaggagagagagaggagagaggagagaagggagagaggagagagaggagagagaggagagaggagaggagagagagaggagagaaagagagagatagagagcggcggagagaggagagagggagtgagtgaaggagagcgagaggagagaggagcgagagagagaggagagagagaggagagaggagagaggggagagaggagagaggagagatagggctgagagggagagaggggagagaggaggagagagagagagagggaagagagtaatagtttaaacaattaattagCCGAATAGTACAGTCAAGTACCTCAAAAATAATCAGCGTTGAGAGGTGTTTGTATTCGAAACTCCTTGACATgactgagaggagaggaggctCCCCTTCAGAGAGTTTCAGACCTCTTTTTACAGAGTCTTTGTACCCCTTTAGAGGGAAAGCTGCCAAAGAGGAGAGAGACACACTTTCATTGTGAGAGGAACAGAGAGAAATAACATCGAGGAGAGAAGGACAATGCTGCCAgtcaggggagaggggagaggggagaggggagagaggagaggggagagaggagagaagggagaagggagaggggaaGTTCTTTGTAATAGTTTAACAATTAATTTAGCCAGAATAGTAACAGTCAAGTCCCTCAAATAATCAGCGTTTTGAGAGGGTTTTGTATTTCGAAACTCCTTTTCCATGCACTGATATCACAAGCAATGTGTGAATCTATGGCTCCCCTTCAAGAATGCAGTTTCAAAAATGACCTCTTTTTACAGACTTGTCTTTGTACCCCTTTAAGAAATCCACTGGGAAAGCTGCCAAAgtcagttttgctttatttttgaaaatacacaCTTTCATTGTGAAAAACGCAAATATATTATTTGAACAGAGAACGAAATAACATCGGCTATAATAATGCGGCGCCTGTTCCAACGAGAAGATAATTTCTTAGACAATGCTGCCACCTACCGTCAAAACAACAGGGCGACACTGTTTCGCAGGGTATATTACGTCATGGGGATCGCTGTGGAACAGTACTGTGTGCAACGTGACGTGACAGCGCCCCGCGTGGAAACGACGGGCGTGGCAGCTGGGTGGTTCCTCCTATAATCTGCATTGCGAGTCTATTTATCCACGTGATCGCTTAGAAAAAACGAAGTTCCTAATTTGGCGAAGGCTGAGTGGATTTCCACGCCCACACGGCAGGCTCACGGTCCTCTCCCGGGATAAAGCTGACGGGCTCAGCTTCGCGTTTTGCTCGGCTCTGCAGCGACAGCCTCCCGATTCCAAAGCACAGGTTAGAAATCTGTGGGGTTAAACCGAGCTCAGCTTCGTCCTGTTCGTTTCAGACTCTAATAATGAATTGAAATGTGTAGAGCGCGCTACAGACGGGCTGTTCCTTTTAATGAGGAGTGTAATTAGTGTTCATCTATACATGATCAATCTATAACTGATCAATCTGTACCTGATCAATCTATACATGATCAATCTGTACCTGATCAATTTATGCCAGATCAATCTATAGCTGATCAGTCTATACCTGATCAATCGATAGTGCTGCTAGTGGAGCCATGTGACTGGTGACTGGTGATTCTAATCTGAAGGTCCAAGGTTCGAGGTTCTGCACTTCAAAAGGAGTCCTGACAGGGAGCAAGGCAGGAGTGGCTTTGTGCACGAAAGCAAACGCTTCTCCTCTGGAtcagatatttcctgtgctgtgagATTCTCAGGGATCCTGTGACTCTTCATTGTAAGCATGTCTGGATCAGATCTTTCCTGTGCTGTGAGATTCTCAGGGATCCTGTGACTCTTCATTGTAAGCATGTCTGGATCAGATCTTTCCTGTGCTGTGAGATTCTCAGGGATCCTGTGACTCTTCATTGTAAGCATGTCTGGATCAGATCTTTCCTGTGCTGTGAGATTCTCAGGGATCCTGTGACTCTTCATTGTAAGCATGTCTGGATCAGATCTTTCCTGTGCTGTGAGATTCTCAGGGATCCTGTGACTCTTCATTGTAAGCATGTCTGGATCAGATCTTTCCTGTGCTGTGAGATTCTCAGGGATCCTGTGACTCTTCATTGTAAGCATGTCTGGATCAGATCTTTCCTGTGCTGTGAGATTCTCAGGGATCCTCTACTGGAACACTCTGCAGTCTGCGTGATGAAGAACTGAAGCTGTTCTTTGTGGATGATAAAGAggctgtctgtgttgtgtgtcaaaCTTCAGAGAAGCATGGGGATCACAAGGTCCGTCCTGTTCAGGAGGGTGCACAGGACTGTAAGGTATGGAAACAATATTGATGTAAACACAGTATTCTCTATTCACACCATATTATACAGGGTTATTATAATGAGGCAGTTTAAATAAGGAGATCCAACGAGTCTGAGCGAAAAACAAATCCTGTTACAATATGAGATGGAGGGAGGCAGAGTGGGGGTGGTGCTGTACAGGAATGGGGTGGAACGTGTCTGTGTGCAATAATGAATTCAAACTGAACCCTTATAAACCCTCACCCAGCCCTATCAGAGAATCTCCAGAGCGGGGGGCGTGTTGCTGTGAGAGCCCCCAGTGGCAGCCCCAGTGCTGAGGGGATTTCTCACACACTGCATTCATATTGTTACTAGCCAGGCATGTGTTAACAGTGATGTGCGAGCTCTGGGTTTCACTGCATTTCAGGGAGAGCTCAAGACTGCGCTGAAGCCCTTGCAGGACAAGCTGAAAACCTTTAATAAAGTTAAACAAGAATGTGATGAAACAGCAGAGCACATCAAGGTAAGAGAACTAGATTAgtgattgaaacaaaacacagcatacATTTTCACTGGACACCCAAACTAACACCAAACTGATCCTTTTCTTGTACAGAAACAAGCCCAGCAAACAGAGAGGCAGATAAAGGAGGAGTTTGAGACACTTCACCAGTTTCTACGAGATGAAGAAAAGGCCAGGATAGCTGCACTGAGGGGGGGAGAGGAACAAAAGGGAAGAATCATGAAAGAGAAGATTGAAAAACTTACAAGAGAAATCTCATCCCTTTCAGACACAATCCGAGTGATAGAACAGGAGCTGGAAGCTGAAGACATCTCCTTCCTGCAGGTAGTgcttgtttcagtgtgtgtgacATGTTCTAATTGTGAATGCACACTCACTACTACACTGTCAGTGTTAATTCTGTGCATGTCAACAGCTCTGCCGATAACACTGTGCgttcctaaaaaaaaatatatattctgttctGAAAATATTTCTCAGCAATATACAAACCTGCTGTTTGGTGTTTTCATTGTTCAGCGGGTCTGTGTGACAGGTGCCCATTGTGAACAGACCAgccctgcacagagacacagtgaAGACATcaccacctctctcctctcctcacctctcacTCTCTTCTCctgtctctcatctcctctccttctccttctctctctctctttcctctctctctttctggtTTACTCTCTGGAGGGTAATTAGTTGCTCAGTATATGTTTTCTTCCCATTTATTTATAGCAGACTCTCACTGAGAGACACACCTTGAGCACAGGTGAGTAAACAGCCTGGATATCTGCTTTAAAATCTTGGAAAGGtgacattattatttactttaacaGCCTTACAAACTTTACTTTGTCTGCAACCAAATGATATATAAAGAGATATTGTGAACGGAGCCTCTtccctgtgtttcagtgtgttccACACAGCTTTGTCCAGGGAAAGCGTCTGAAAGCAGACAGCGGAGGGGCTCAGAGGCCATGGATGCCGTGGAAATTGCACATTTATTCCTCGTTAAAtctaatgtgtttgtgatgtcactATACCGCTAGTGATGTAACGACCTGGTGTTCCGTGCTGATGAACCTTTCAGGCATCGCGGTCTATCGATCCGTTAACGTAACTTTATCCCTCCTGTATTGTGCGTGATCTCGTTTAATCTCTGCTAAAAG contains the following coding sequences:
- the LOC121305869 gene encoding E3 ubiquitin-protein ligase TRIM35-like produces the protein MGIAVEQYCVQHSQGSSTGTLCSLRDEELKLFFVDDKEAVCVVCQTSEKHGDHKVRPVQEGAQDCKGELKTALKPLQDKLKTFNKVKQECDETAEHIKKQAQQTERQIKEEFETLHQFLRDEEKARIAALRGGEEQKGRIMKEKIEKLTREISSLSDTIRVIEQELEAEDISFLQNNDRSCFSPIGCLSPRDLSPGGCDLTIQPTTGRQPHRQAHQLVSCTVIGRHHKPRPTSTGLCQDSDLRPHLSTSCESDRHRK